ACATTTCAATCTGAACTTCATCAGCTTGTAAGTTTGTAAGCATTTCTGTTAAAAACTTTGAGTTGAAACCAATTTGAATATCATCACCTTGGTAATCACAATTTAAACGTTCTTCTGCTTTGTTAGAAAAATCAATATCTTCAGCAGAAATGTTTAATTCGTTACCAGCAATTTTTAAACGAATTTGGTGTGTTGTTTTGTTAGAGAAAATAGCAACACGTTTTACAGAGCTTAAAAGCTCGGTACGATTCATAATTAAACGATTCGGATTTTCTTTAGGAATAACCGCTTCGTAATTAGGATATTTACCGTCAATTAAACGACAAGTTAACTTGTAATTATCAAATTTAAAAGATGCGTTGGCATCGTTGTATTCAATCGTAATTTCGCTGTTAGAAGTTGCTAAAATACCTTTTAAAATGTTTAAAGGCTTTTTAGGCATAATAAATTCTGCTTTTTGTGCAGAAGTTACATCAGTACGAGCGTATTTAACCAGTTTATGTGCATCTGTTGCAACAAATGTTAAACCTGTTGTAGCGAATTGAAAAAATACGCCTGACATAACCGGACGTAAATCGTCGTTACCCGCAGCAAAAATTGTTTTACTAATTGCTGTAGAAAGTACATCTGCCGGAACTATGGTATTAGAAGGATCTTCTAATTCTACAGGTTTCGGAAATTCTTCTCCTTTTGCATAAGCTAATGCGTAGCTACCAGAATTAGAATTAATTTCTATGGTATTATTATCTAGAACCGTAAATGTTAACGGTTGTTCTGCAAAAGTTTTTAAAGTTTCTAAAAGTAATTTTGCTGGTACAGCAATAACCCCTGTATTAGAACTATTAACTTCTAAAACTGCCGACATGGTAGTTTCTAAATCTGAAGCTGATACTTTTAAAGTGTTTTTATTTAATTCGAATAAAAAATTATCCAAAATAGGTAATGTGTTACTGTTGTTTATAACACCTTGTAAAACTTGTAATTGTTTTAAAAAATATGAGCTAGATACAATAAATTTCATAGATAAAAATATTTTTTTAATGCAAAAAATGCCTACTGCAATTTAGGTTTTTAATTTATGTTTTACAAAATTATTTTACGTACATTTTTTTACGCAAGTAAATGAAAATCAGTCCAAAAATCAAGATTATACCAATAGGTATGGTAATGGTTATGATTTGAATCGTCGTGTAATTTTTATAAACACGCTCTTTATCTAACAAAGGTAAACTTACATCTTTTGCTCTGATATCTAACAAGCCAACATCGTCTAACAAATAGTTTACACTGTTTAATACAAAATCTTTATTCCCGAATAAAATGCTTGAAAAATAATCATAACCCAACTCGCGTGGTACACCATTTTGATCGATTTGGTTTTTTATCACATCGCCGTCGGCAACCACAATCATTTTACCTTCTTTGTCTGTAATTTCTTTAAACGTAGGATCTTTAAACGGTAGCACACGATTTTTGTACATCGATTCAAAATTACCTTCAACTAAAACGGCTAACGGAATAAATCCATTGACGTAATCTGCAGGATCGGGCTGAGGTTCATCAACCAAATCTAAAGAAACCACAAACGGTGTTCCGATGGCTTTTGAATATTGCGAAGAATTTAATAGAACCGTTTTGTTCAGCTTTCCTTTTAAAATTTCAATCGGATTGGCAAAATCAAACTTAATTCCATCAACATTTTTTACAATTGGATGATAGTCAAAAGATGCTGCAGTTATATTAATCGTATCTTTTACATAGCTTTTTGCTGGATAAACGTAAGGAGCCAACTTCCACGGATATTGTTCGTATTGGGTTTGGCTGCCCATTTCACCGCTCGCTAATTTTATTGGCGTAGCATATTCATCTTTAATCAGCATGGGTTTGATGCGAATGCCTTGTTTAAAAAAGAAATCGTCTAAATTCAGATTTCTCGGATAAGCCAATGTACTTCCGTTTTCGTTGTACAAGCTATCCATATCAGCCTGAACTGCATCAATAAACCAAAGCGATTTTCCGCCGTTTACCATGTACTGATCTAAAACTAATTTTTGCTGATCGGTAAAAGGTTTGGTTGGTTTGGCTACCACAACCAAATCGTAAGTTTCTAAATCTTGTAATGTTTTATTAGGATTGATAGCTACCGAATCTAAAGTAAAAGGTGCAATATGATAATTTTCGCGAACAGCTATTAAGAAATCGGCAATTTGTAAATCGTGCAATTCGCCAACATCTTTAATTACTGCAATTTTTTTAGATTTTTCTTGTGTAATTTTCTGAATAGCTTCGGCAATAGCATATTCTAAATGTTGTACCGAGCTAATAACTTTTTCTTGCGTTGTTGCGCCCATCATATTTTTTAACAACTGAATGCGCGCCGATTGTTCGCCATAATTGGCAATGGCCCAAGGAAAAACAAGCTGTTGAGATTGTTTGCCTTTATCATCAACCGTTACCGTTATGGGTTTTAAGCCCAAACTAAAAAGTTCTTGCACCACCTGATCTTCTTTACCTTCTTCTTCATCCATCGGATTAACAAAGGTGAATTGAATGTTTGAGTTGTAGGCAGAAAATTCTTCAAGCATTTGCTTGGTTTCGTATTGCAAACGTTTAAATTCAGCCGGAAAGTTTCCGTCCAATAAAACATCTATAAATAGTGGTTGTGTAACTTGTTCTATAATTTTATGTGAAGCCGCAGATAATGTATATCGTTTGTCAGAAGTTAAATCGAAGCGTTTAAAAATAATTAGAGAAACCAAATTTGCAACAACTAAAACGGCAACAACGGTTACAAATTTACCTAAGGCTTTTTTATTTGATGCTTTCATTATGCTTTTAAAGTTTTTAATTTATACACGGTTGCTGCAATAAAAAACACAGTAACCGATGTAAAATAAATAATATCTCGCGAATCTATAACCCCACGGCTAATGCTAGAATAATGGTTTTGTAAGCTAAAATAACGTAAGGTTTGCCCAAAACTACCCATTAAGTTCGCTACAGCATCCAAGCCATAAAATAAAATAAAGCATAAAACTACCGCCAAAATAAAAGCAACAATCTGATTTTCTGATAGCGTTGAGGTAAAAACACCAACAGCAGTATAAGCAGCAATTAAAAAACACAAACCAAAGTACGAGCCCAATGTGCTGCCCATATCCATGTAATTGTCTAAGTAGGTATAATCTTGTATAACCCAAACATAAATTAGTGTTGGAATTATGGCGATTAAAATAAGCACAAAAGCACCTAAAAATTTACCCATAACAATTTGTGTTAACGATAGCGGTTTAGTAAATAGCAATTCAATTGTACCTAATTTTAATTCGTCCGAAAAACTTTTCATGGTAGTTGCCGGAATTAAAAATAGCAAAACCCATGGTGCTAAAGTAAAAAACGGACTTAAGTCGGCAAATCCACCATTTAAAATGTTGTATTCTCCTTCAAAAACCCATAAAAATAAACCATTTATAAGTAAAAAAATAAGTAAAACTAGATAACCAATGGGCGATCCAAAAAACGCTTTTATTTCGCGTAGCATTAATGCCTTCATGTTTTATTTTTTAAATAATTAGGGTAATGAGCTTAGCTTGTCCACACTCCAAGCTTCTGGCTTATCGTTAAAAAATTGTTTGGT
This genomic window from Flavobacterium agricola contains:
- the dnaN gene encoding DNA polymerase III subunit beta, which encodes MKFIVSSSYFLKQLQVLQGVINNSNTLPILDNFLFELNKNTLKVSASDLETTMSAVLEVNSSNTGVIAVPAKLLLETLKTFAEQPLTFTVLDNNTIEINSNSGSYALAYAKGEEFPKPVELEDPSNTIVPADVLSTAISKTIFAAGNDDLRPVMSGVFFQFATTGLTFVATDAHKLVKYARTDVTSAQKAEFIMPKKPLNILKGILATSNSEITIEYNDANASFKFDNYKLTCRLIDGKYPNYEAVIPKENPNRLIMNRTELLSSVKRVAIFSNKTTHQIRLKIAGNELNISAEDIDFSNKAEERLNCDYQGDDIQIGFNSKFLTEMLTNLQADEVQIEMSLPNRAGILTPIDGLDEGETVTMLVMPVMLNN
- the gldG gene encoding gliding motility-associated ABC transporter substrate-binding protein GldG, with product MKASNKKALGKFVTVVAVLVVANLVSLIIFKRFDLTSDKRYTLSAASHKIIEQVTQPLFIDVLLDGNFPAEFKRLQYETKQMLEEFSAYNSNIQFTFVNPMDEEEGKEDQVVQELFSLGLKPITVTVDDKGKQSQQLVFPWAIANYGEQSARIQLLKNMMGATTQEKVISSVQHLEYAIAEAIQKITQEKSKKIAVIKDVGELHDLQIADFLIAVRENYHIAPFTLDSVAINPNKTLQDLETYDLVVVAKPTKPFTDQQKLVLDQYMVNGGKSLWFIDAVQADMDSLYNENGSTLAYPRNLNLDDFFFKQGIRIKPMLIKDEYATPIKLASGEMGSQTQYEQYPWKLAPYVYPAKSYVKDTINITAASFDYHPIVKNVDGIKFDFANPIEILKGKLNKTVLLNSSQYSKAIGTPFVVSLDLVDEPQPDPADYVNGFIPLAVLVEGNFESMYKNRVLPFKDPTFKEITDKEGKMIVVADGDVIKNQIDQNGVPRELGYDYFSSILFGNKDFVLNSVNYLLDDVGLLDIRAKDVSLPLLDKERVYKNYTTIQIITITIPIGIILIFGLIFIYLRKKMYVK
- the gldF gene encoding gliding motility-associated ABC transporter permease subunit GldF, with the protein product MKALMLREIKAFFGSPIGYLVLLIFLLINGLFLWVFEGEYNILNGGFADLSPFFTLAPWVLLFLIPATTMKSFSDELKLGTIELLFTKPLSLTQIVMGKFLGAFVLILIAIIPTLIYVWVIQDYTYLDNYMDMGSTLGSYFGLCFLIAAYTAVGVFTSTLSENQIVAFILAVVLCFILFYGLDAVANLMGSFGQTLRYFSLQNHYSSISRGVIDSRDIIYFTSVTVFFIAATVYKLKTLKA